A genome region from Triticum aestivum cultivar Chinese Spring chromosome 2B, IWGSC CS RefSeq v2.1, whole genome shotgun sequence includes the following:
- the LOC123046478 gene encoding vacuolar-sorting receptor 7: MAMALHGHAKRGRLAAALWLVVVATASVASARFVVEKNSIKVLSPHWLRGRHEAAIANYGVPDYGGMLTGVVLYPADAKQANGCKPFGATAFKSRSGRPVVLLVDRGGCYFALKTWNAQQAGVAAVLVADSVDEPLLTMDTPEEETPDMAFLANITAPSALVSKPFGDALRAAASGDSSAAEVVVRLDWRESMPNPDARVEYEFWTNSNDECGPRCDEQAAFVAAFRGHAQLLEKAGDALFTPHYITWFCPDEYRGTRQCASQCINRGRYCAPDPEGDLGAGYQGRDVVLENLRQLCVHRVANARNASWAWWDFVADYRVRCSMREKKYSRGCAEEVVASLGLPAELIDKCMGDPDADADNDVLRTEQIVQVGQGNRGDVTILPTLVINNVQYRGKLESTAVLKAICAGFKETTEPRVCMTQDMETDECLHNNGGCWRDEKTNITACKDTYRGRVCECPAVDGVQYEGNGYKECKPVGPGRCAANNGGCWKETRHGKTFSACKGSGSLSGCECPPGFRGDGLTCEDVDECSEKAACTCPGCSCRNTWGGYHCRCGGDGNQVYIQAEDTCVGKSAAAAGWLVTALVLSCLAGAGLAGFAFYKYRLRRYMDSEVAAIMSQYMPLESQSTTGENRPLREEAVEAA; encoded by the exons ATGGCGATGGCGCTCCACGGGCATGCGAAGAGGGGTAGGCTCGCGGCGGCGCTGTGGCTCGTCGTGGTGGCCACGGCGAGCGTGGCGTCGGCCCGGTTCGTGGTGGAGAAGAACAGCATCAAGGTGCTGTCGCCGCACTGGCTCCGGGGCCGCCACGAGGCCGCGATCGCCAACTACGGCGTCCCGGACTACGGCGGCATGCTGACCGGCGTGGTGCTGTACCCGGCGGACGCGAAGCAGGCCAACGGGTGCAAGCCGTTCGGGGCGACGGCGTTCAAGTCGCGGTCCGGCCGGCCGGTGGTGCTCCTGGTGGACCGCGGCGGCTGCTACTTCGCGCTCAAGACGTGGAACGCGCAGCAGGCGGGCGTGGCGGCGGTGCTGGTCGCCGACAGCGTGGACGAGCCGCTGCTGACCATGGACACCCCGGAGGAGGAGACCCCCGACATGGCCTTCCTGGCCAACATCACCGCCCCCTCCGCGCTCGTCTCCAAGCCCTTCGGCGACGCCCTCCGCGCCGCGGCGTCCGGCGACTCCTCCGCCGCCGAGGTGGTGGTCCGGCTCGACTGGCGCGAGTCGATGCCGAACCCGGACGCGCGGGTGGAGTACGAGTTCTGGACCAACAGCAACGACGAGTGCGGGCCGCGGTGCGACGAGCAGGCAGCGTTCGTGGCGGCGTTCCGGGGCCACGCGCAGCTGCTGGAGAAAGCCGGCGACGCGCTCTTCACGCCGCACTACATCACCTGGTTCTGCCCCGACGAGTACCGCGGCACGCGGCAGTGCGCGTCGCAGTGCATCAACCGCGGCCGCTATTGCGCGCCGGACCCGGAGGGGGACCTGGGCGCCGGCTACCAGGGCCGGGACGTGGTGCTGGAGAACCTCCGGCAGCTGTGCGTGCACCGGGTGGCCAACGCCCGGAACGCGTCGTGGGCGTGGTGGGACTTCGTGGCCGACTACCGCGTGCGGTGCTCCATGCGGGAGAAGAAGTACTCCCGCGGGTGCGCCGAGGAGGTGGTGGCGTCGCTGGGCCTGCCGGCGGAGCTGATCGACAAGTGCATGGGcgaccccgacgccgacgccgacaacGACGTGCTCCGGACGGAGCAGATCGTCCAGGTCGGGCAGGGCAACCGCGGCGACGTCACCATCCTGCCCACGCTCGTCATCAACAACGTGCAGTACCGGG ggaagctGGAGAGCACGGCCGTCCTCAAGGCGATCTGCGCCGGTTTCAAGGAGACCACGGAGCCGCGTGTCTGCATGACACAAG ATATGGAGACGGACGAGTGCCTGCACAACAATGGCGGCTGTTGGCGCGATGAAAAGACTAACATCACCGCCTGCAAG GACACGTACAGGGGAAGGGTGTGCGAGTGCCCGGCGGTGGACGGCGTCCAGTACGAGGGCAACGGGTACAAGGAGTGCAAGCCCGTCGGCCCCGGCCGGTGCGCCGCCAACAACGGCGGGTGCTGGAAGGAGACGAGGCACGGCAAGACCTTCTCCGCCTGCAAGGGGTCGGGGTCGCTGAGCGGGTGTGAGTGCCCGCCGGGGTTCAGGGGAGACGGGCTCACCTGCGAAG ACGTGGACGAGTGCAGCGAGAAGGCGGCGTGcacctgccccggctgctcctgcaGGAACACCTGGGGCGGGTACCACTgccggtgcggcggcgacggcaaccaGGTGTACATCCAGGCCGAGGACACCTGCGTGGGGaaaagcgcggcggcggcggggtggcttgTGACGGCGCTGGTGCTGTCGTGCCTCGCCGGCGCCGGGCTCGCCGGGTTCGCCTTCTACAAGTACAGGCTCAGG CGGTACATGGACTCGGAAGTGGCGGCGATCATGTCGCAGTACATGCCTCTGGAAAGCCAGAGCACGACCGGCGAGAACCGGCCGCTGAGGGAGGAGGCCGTGGAAGCAGCATAG